Genomic DNA from Candidatus Koribacter versatilis Ellin345:
GGAGGGCTAACCGCCGATGCGTTCCCACAGGCCGGGGCTATTGCGCGTTTTCTGCGCGCATGTGCCGCAGCGGCGATCCCTTTCAAAGCGACAGCGGGACTTCATCATCCGGTGCGCTGCGTGAAGCCGTTCACCTACGAGCAGGGAAGCGCTGAAGGTACGATGCACGGCTTCCTCAATGTCTTCCTGGCTGCAGGATTTGCGCGCAAGGGATATGCGGTTCTATTTCTGGAGCGTTTGTTGGCAGAAGAAAATCCTCAGGCATTCCGATTTGCCGAGAACGGCGTCCATTGGGGCGATGCGTATCTTTCTGCCGAAGAACTCGCGGACTTGCGCACGAATTTCGCGATTGCCTTCGGCTCGTGTTCCTTCGAGGAGCCGATTGCTGACCTGCAAGCGCTCCGTCTGCTACCGTAATCCCAATGAACGAGACACATGATCCAAAGATCAAGTCGTGGGTTGCTTCGGCCAATGCGCCGGACTGCGACTTCCCGCTGCAGAACTTGCCGTTCGGAGTCTTCCGTCGCAAGAATGACGAAGGTGGCGGCATCGGCGTCGCGATTGGCGATCAGGTGTTCGATGTCGGCGCCTGGGTGCGCGACCAAGGGAAGAGCTCTGCTGAATTTAAACTTCTGACTGAAAAGCGCCTGAACCGATTCCTAGCTGCCGGCCCGCAGATATGGAGCGCGGCACGCATGGCACTGTTTAACCTGCTGCGCGAAGATTCTCCGCAACGCGAGCAGGTAGCGCGCTATCTCGATGCAACTGCGAACGTCGAGATGGAGATGCCGATCGATATCGGCGATTACACCGATTTCTACGCCTCCGTCTTCCACGCGACGAATGTGGGGAGCATGTTCCGGCCGGACAATCCTCTGCTGCCAAATTACAAGTGGGTGCCGATCGGCTATCACGGGCGAGCTTCTTCTGTCGTCGCCAGCGGCGCGGCAGTGAAGCGGCCGAGCGGCCAGCGCAAGCCACCGACGGCTGACATGCCGACATTTGGTCCGTGCGCACAGCTCGACTACGAACTCGAAGTGGGCGCAGTGATCGGGCCGGGGAATGCCCTTGGAGAGACGGTACCGTTGCGCGACGCAGAGAAGCACATCTTCGGCTTGTGCTTGCTGAACGATTGGTCGGCGCGCGATATACAAGCGTGGGAGTATCAACCCCTGGGGCCGTTTCTGGCCAAGAACTTCGTGACCACGATTTCTCCGTGGCTCGTGACGCTGGAAGCGCTCGAGCCCTATCGTAGGAGCGCGTACAAGCGTCCGGAGGGCGATCCACAGCCCTTGCCGTATCTCAGTGACGAAAACGACCAGCAGCGCGGCGCCTTCGACGTCTCGCTCGATGCTTATCTTTCGACGCGCAAGATGCGTGATGAGAAAATCGCGCCAATCAGCCTGAGTCACGGATCTTTACGCGATATGTATTGGACCTTCGGGCAGATGCTCGCGCACCATGCCTCGAACGGATGCAATCTCCAACCTGGCGACTTGATCGGCAGCGGCACGGTTTCTGGACAGTCGAAACACTCGCGGGGATGCCTGCTCGAGCTGTCTTGGCGCGGCACCGAGCCCATCTCACTACCGAGCGGCGAAACTCGCAAGTTTCTCGAAGATGGCGACGAGGTAATCTTCCGCGGCTACGCGGAGCGCGAAGGTCAAGCACGGATTGGCTTCGGCGAGTGCCGGGGCATCGTCGTCGGATGAGACAATAGAAGTGCAATGATCCAGTTGTCTGCCGCCGGAAAGCGTTTCGGCCCCAAGAGTCTGTTTCAAAATCTCGACTGGCTGATCACGCCGCAGGACCGCGTCGGCCTGGTTGGCGCCAACGGCACCGGCAAATCCACGCTGCTCAAAGTGCTTGGCGGCATCGAGTCGCTCGACTACGGCTCGCTGCAATCTACCAAGGGCATCACCCAGGGCTACCTGCCACAGGATGGCCTGCGGCTGTCCGGACGAAGCGTATTCGCCGAGTGTCTGAGCGTCTTCGAAGACCTCAAAGCGATGGAGAAGGAAATCGAAACGCTCACGCGGCGCATGAGCGAAATCGATCACGAGTCGATTGAGTACAAGCAGATCTCCGATCGCTTCCACCGCATCGACGGCGAATTTCGCATCCGCGATGGATACGCCCTGGAATCGCAGGTCGGCACCGTGCTTTCCGGACTCGGTTTCAGCAAAGAGGATTGGCAGCGGGACACCGGTGAGTTCTCGGGTGGCTGGCAAATGCGCATTGCGCTGGGGAAACTGCTACTCGCCAGGCCGAATCTTCTGCTTCTCGACGAGCCGACTAACCACCTCGACCTCGAAACCCGCAACTGGCTCGAGGAGTACCTCACGCACTATCCATTCGCCTACATCCTGATATCACACGATCGGTATTTCCTCGATGTTACGGTCAACAAGATCGTTGAGATATGGAACAAGGAAGTGCACTTCTACGCGGGCAATTACGACAAGTATCTCGCGCAAAAAGAAATGCGCCGGACGCAGATCGTGAGCGCCTACAAGAACCAGCGCGAGCGGATCGAGCAGCTCGAAGCCTTCATCAACCGATTTCGATACCAGGCAACCAAGGCGAAACAAGTCCAGAGTCGCATCAAAGAGCTGGAAAAGATCGAGCGTATCGAAATTCCGCCGGATGAAAAGACCATTCACTTCACATTCCCGCAGCCGAAGCCCAGCGGACGTCAGGTGGTCGAGTCCAAGGGGCTGGCGAAGAGCTACGGTGAGAAGCAGGTCCTCAACAACGTAGATTTCTTTATTGAGCGCGGCGATCGGGTAGCGCTTGTCGGTGTGAACGGTGCCGGCAAATCCACGCTTATCAAGCTGCTCGCCGGTCTTGAGCCGCTCACCGGTGGAGAGTTGCGGCTCGGGCACAACGTTGAAGTGGACTACTTTGCCCAGGACCAATACAAGGAACTCGATCCGAACGCGCGCATGCTCGACGACATTGCTGAGATTTCGCCGCGTTCCACCCAGACGGAACTACGCAGCCTGCTTGGTTGCTTCCTTTTCTCGGAAGAAGATGTCTTCAAGACGCTGGGCGTGCTCTCCGGCGGCGAGCGTAATCGTTATGCGCTGGCGCGCATGCTTCTGCATCCGTCGAACTTCCTGCTGCTCGATGAGCCGACCAACCACCTCGACATGCGAGCCAAGGACGTGCTGCTCGAATCGCTGGAGAAGTTCCAGGGAACCGTCGTCTTTGTGTCGCACGACCGCTACTTTATCGACAAGCTCGCGACACGAGTCTTCGAAGTTGCCGATGGCGGCGTGCAGGTATATCCGGGGAACTACGAAGAATACCTGCGCTCGAAGGCCGGCGTCACGACCGCAGTTGATCTCGAGGCGGTAAGAGCTGAGGCCCCCAAAAGCAATGGTGACGGGGCTACGACGGCTGGCGAAAAAGCAAAGCGTCTCAATCCTATCAAGCTGCGCCAGTATGAAGAACGCATGCGCGAGCTCGAAGAACTTGTCGAACGCACCGAAACCGGCATCGTGGAGTGTGAGAATTCTCTCGGCAATTTCGTGAGCGTGGAAGAGACGAAGCGCCAGACGGAGCTGCTCGAACAGCGCCGCGCCGAGCTGGAAACTCTGATGGTCGAGTGGGAACAACTCACGCAGGCTCTCGAAGAAGCGAAGGCATAGTGGGCAACCCAGAGACGCACTCCGAATCCCGGCGATCACCAGTCGCCATATTGATCGTCTTCGGAATCGTTATGGCATTTCTCGGCTACGAGATGTTGCAGTTCAAGCGCGCGGGCAAGCAGGTTCATGGAGCCGAAATCACCGTGTTTCCCGCGATGCTAAAAATGCATCCCGGCGAGTCGCACACGCTGGAAGCGAGCGTCGTCGGCATCGAGAACGTCGACGTCCGGTGGTCGGTCGAGGAGGGCCCCGCTGGAGGCTCTGTCATATCGCAGCCGTCGTCATCGCACGATGGCCGCATGTACGCCACCACAAAGTACACTGCTCCATTAAAAGAAGGCCTTTATCACGTGACTGCCACCAGCGCAGCGGATGGCACGCGTTCCTCCACGGCCACGATGGTCGTTACCCAAAAGTAAAAGCCCACCTTTGCGGCGGGCTCTCACGAACATTCCTTTGATTTACGGCTATTGTGGCGCTTTTCCGCCCATCATCGCGCCCATATCCATCTTCTGGTACCCAGCGGGAACGGTGAACAGGCTCGCGTCCTGCGGCCCTTCTTTGATATTGCTGAATTCCACCGACGTCCCATCTTGCGAAACAGACTTGATAGGGAAGTGCAACTTCTGTGAGATCCATACCGTCCGATTTTCCTTGCCGGTGAACTCCCACTTGTCGCAAACGTAGCCGTTCATGGTCTCGGTGCCAACCTTCTTGCAGGTCGTACCTTCCTCACTGGCACAGGGATTGGTCGGGTCATAGGGCTTGATCTCTGGTCCGCGCTGACGCATTCCGGGACCGGCGCCATAAGCGCTCATTTCCATGTACATCTTCTGGTCGGGCATGATCATTGTGCTCTTCGGGTTCGCAGTGTTTGTCGAATCCACGAGCATGATCATGTTGTGCCCGCGGGCGGCGATTTCCATGCGCATGTGCTTGGTTTCACCGCTGAAGAACATTTTGCCGGTTGAGTCCTCGCCTCTATGGCCGGTCATCTTCATATCGGCCGACAGGCTGGGGAATTGCGGTGGCTGGGCCCAAGTAGCAGCCGCGCACAGCACAATGGCAATCAGGATCATGAGAGTTAAGGTGCGTTGTTTCAAACCGATCTCCTTTGCGAAAGCCCGTATGGGAATCATTGCTGACTGCGAATGCACGCGAAGTTGCTGGACGCCACAAACGCCAAAAGTATACCCCGATCCGATTTCGCTGCCGATGGCTTTTCGGAAGAAGCCCTTAACGCCGGTGAGGCCTCTTTGCGCCAGCCAAATGCTGCTGCAGCCAAAGGATCCCAGCAATTGTCTTGGCATCGAGAATCTTGCCGGTGAGCGCCATCTTCACCGCCGCCGAAAGAGGGAAGAGGCGCTTGGTAATGAACTCATCTTCCTCCGGCTGCGCCTTGCCTTTCTTAATATCGCGTGCCAAGTAAATTGTCATGCTCTCGTCGAGAAAGCCGGGGCTCACGTAGAAGAACATCGCTTTCTCCCACTTCTCGGACGTATAGCCAGTCTCTTCGATCAGCTCGCGCTTGGCGCCCACCAGCGGATCTTCATCGCCATCAAGCCCTCCCGCGCAAAGCTCCCACAGGTATTGTCCGGCAGCATGCCGAAACTGGCGAACCAGCAGCACGCGAGGTTCGCGCTGAGAGCTATCGAGCGGCAGAATTACCACTGACCCACCGTGATGGACGATGTCGCGGCGTCCCTTATTGCCTTCAGGATCGGCGATGTTCTCGATTGCGACCGTGAAGAGCTTTCCCTTGAAAACGGTGCGCTTGGACAGGATCTTTCCAGACCTTTTAGCTGTTTTTTTCACAAAAGCAAGGATATCAGTCGTGGCCGTCCGATTGGCTATGCCGCGGGTTCCGACAACGCCTGTTGGGCGAGGTCTCGGATATGCCCTGCCTGCCATAGGTGCCGCCGCTCGTGGGCGACGATGATGTACAAACCGCTCGCGACGGTGAAGCTCACTCCACGAATGAATGGATTCCGAAAGTGGATCGAGGCGAGATCGAGGTCGGCGTTCTTCGTGATTACCTCACACACTTCCTGTTGTGACGCGAGGAACTGCGCAATTCCTTCAGAAAGAGGTACCCCGGGTCGTGGGACGATGAGTTTCGGCGCCCTGATGCGAAGCGTCTTCGGCACGGGTGGCTCTACGCCCTTTATGAACAGCCTGCCGAAGAAGCCCGGCAGCACTGGTTTTCGGCGCAGTTTTCCTCCGACCCGTGACCGTTCCAGAGGAGCCCTCATTGCTTCCAGGTAGGCACGATTAGTCGCAGCGATATGGTCGAGGCAGAGCGCCACGCTCCACTTGTCGGGCGAAGGACGCCAGGTCCCGACGCGCTCGTTCATTTCAGTCACCAGCGCCCGCGCAGCGACTTCAGCAGCGTCGTATTGCGCGAACAGATCCTGTATTTCGGCAGCAAGTGCCATGTCGTTCCAGAGTCTATCGCGAAAAGGCTCGACTTTCGCTTACCGTCGCCCGTAAGCTTGGCGATACTCCTCCCTGGGGAAACACTTTGATCGGGCAGACCATCTCTCATTATCAGGTACTTGAGAAGCTGGGCGGCGGCGGTATGGGTGTGGTCTATAAGGCCGAAGACACTCGTCTCCGAGGCTGGAGACACGGACCAGGCATTTCACTGGCTCGATGCAGGGCCGAGGGAGAGGGACATGGGCATGCTTCAGTTGAAAACCGACCCTTCCTTCGCCTCTCTGCGCTCCGATCCTCGCTTCGACGAGTTGGTTAAGAAGGTCGGCCTGCCCTGAGAACAAGCTCTTTCGGACATTGGTGCTTTTCGGACCCTCGCGACATCTAATTGAGTGATTTCATTGTTGTCCTGGTAG
This window encodes:
- the abc-f gene encoding ribosomal protection-like ABC-F family protein; amino-acid sequence: MIQLSAAGKRFGPKSLFQNLDWLITPQDRVGLVGANGTGKSTLLKVLGGIESLDYGSLQSTKGITQGYLPQDGLRLSGRSVFAECLSVFEDLKAMEKEIETLTRRMSEIDHESIEYKQISDRFHRIDGEFRIRDGYALESQVGTVLSGLGFSKEDWQRDTGEFSGGWQMRIALGKLLLARPNLLLLDEPTNHLDLETRNWLEEYLTHYPFAYILISHDRYFLDVTVNKIVEIWNKEVHFYAGNYDKYLAQKEMRRTQIVSAYKNQRERIEQLEAFINRFRYQATKAKQVQSRIKELEKIERIEIPPDEKTIHFTFPQPKPSGRQVVESKGLAKSYGEKQVLNNVDFFIERGDRVALVGVNGAGKSTLIKLLAGLEPLTGGELRLGHNVEVDYFAQDQYKELDPNARMLDDIAEISPRSTQTELRSLLGCFLFSEEDVFKTLGVLSGGERNRYALARMLLHPSNFLLLDEPTNHLDMRAKDVLLESLEKFQGTVVFVSHDRYFIDKLATRVFEVADGGVQVYPGNYEEYLRSKAGVTTAVDLEAVRAEAPKSNGDGATTAGEKAKRLNPIKLRQYEERMRELEELVERTETGIVECENSLGNFVSVEETKRQTELLEQRRAELETLMVEWEQLTQALEEAKA
- a CDS encoding NUDIX hydrolase, producing MKKTAKRSGKILSKRTVFKGKLFTVAIENIADPEGNKGRRDIVHHGGSVVILPLDSSQREPRVLLVRQFRHAAGQYLWELCAGGLDGDEDPLVGAKRELIEETGYTSEKWEKAMFFYVSPGFLDESMTIYLARDIKKGKAQPEEDEFITKRLFPLSAAVKMALTGKILDAKTIAGILWLQQHLAGAKRPHRR
- the fahA gene encoding fumarylacetoacetase — protein: MNETHDPKIKSWVASANAPDCDFPLQNLPFGVFRRKNDEGGGIGVAIGDQVFDVGAWVRDQGKSSAEFKLLTEKRLNRFLAAGPQIWSAARMALFNLLREDSPQREQVARYLDATANVEMEMPIDIGDYTDFYASVFHATNVGSMFRPDNPLLPNYKWVPIGYHGRASSVVASGAAVKRPSGQRKPPTADMPTFGPCAQLDYELEVGAVIGPGNALGETVPLRDAEKHIFGLCLLNDWSARDIQAWEYQPLGPFLAKNFVTTISPWLVTLEALEPYRRSAYKRPEGDPQPLPYLSDENDQQRGAFDVSLDAYLSTRKMRDEKIAPISLSHGSLRDMYWTFGQMLAHHASNGCNLQPGDLIGSGTVSGQSKHSRGCLLELSWRGTEPISLPSGETRKFLEDGDEVIFRGYAEREGQARIGFGECRGIVVG
- a CDS encoding DinB family protein produces the protein MALAAEIQDLFAQYDAAEVAARALVTEMNERVGTWRPSPDKWSVALCLDHIAATNRAYLEAMRAPLERSRVGGKLRRKPVLPGFFGRLFIKGVEPPVPKTLRIRAPKLIVPRPGVPLSEGIAQFLASQQEVCEVITKNADLDLASIHFRNPFIRGVSFTVASGLYIIVAHERRHLWQAGHIRDLAQQALSEPAA
- a CDS encoding DUF4412 domain-containing protein; its protein translation is MKQRTLTLMILIAIVLCAAATWAQPPQFPSLSADMKMTGHRGEDSTGKMFFSGETKHMRMEIAARGHNMIMLVDSTNTANPKSTMIMPDQKMYMEMSAYGAGPGMRQRGPEIKPYDPTNPCASEEGTTCKKVGTETMNGYVCDKWEFTGKENRTVWISQKLHFPIKSVSQDGTSVEFSNIKEGPQDASLFTVPAGYQKMDMGAMMGGKAPQ